A single window of bacterium DNA harbors:
- a CDS encoding lipid II flippase MurJ, with product MAISVKRAVAGMSLINVGAMLGAAAQAIVVARAFGTEHVYDLYLLIAVLPELLTIFTQNLFAALLLPLFHKLQAEHDEAGAWRRMWNVFNVSLLFYAAAAAAIFLLARPIAGWLVADASAAELDYAASLLRVYAPAVALSLALRTFLSLHNAMESFVFPALTNLVPPLFIVASVLLFAGTVGPFAIAMGAVCAAAAQVLILTTRVITKGLRHWRPRLDVRAPEVALFVGWAAPLAFGAAAEQLQTFIDRQVAATLELPGAIAALKYGFVLTSFTIAFFSVPLARVTFTYFSRAAARAARGEINERFNRVLRQLAVFYVPASVGLVILAEPLIRFLFVGGKFDEASLALARPAVAAYAVGLLFLVATNLIRYVAYSYKRYLAYSLIAVGAVVATYAFDRGFAALWSYWGIALARGAVALLWFVAVFAFLARLERLTLEWRVAATAARALLAAAPMAALVWWLSRLEWGIGGPARLEPFVVAVASAAAGAALYFALMFLMREGEVVSLVKSLMGKIRGGA from the coding sequence ATGGCGATATCGGTTAAGCGCGCCGTCGCCGGCATGAGCCTTATCAACGTGGGCGCGATGCTGGGCGCGGCGGCGCAGGCCATCGTCGTGGCGCGCGCCTTCGGGACCGAGCACGTATACGACCTCTACCTCCTCATAGCGGTCCTCCCCGAGCTCCTCACCATCTTCACGCAGAACCTCTTCGCGGCGCTGCTCCTGCCGCTGTTCCACAAGCTGCAGGCCGAGCACGACGAGGCCGGCGCCTGGCGGCGGATGTGGAACGTCTTCAACGTCTCGCTGTTGTTCTACGCCGCCGCGGCGGCGGCCATATTCCTGCTGGCCCGCCCTATTGCCGGGTGGCTCGTCGCCGACGCCTCGGCCGCGGAGCTCGACTACGCCGCGTCGCTCTTGCGGGTATACGCGCCGGCGGTCGCGCTCTCGCTGGCGCTGCGGACGTTCCTGTCGCTGCACAACGCGATGGAGTCGTTCGTCTTCCCGGCGCTGACGAACCTGGTCCCGCCGCTGTTCATCGTGGCGTCGGTGCTGCTCTTCGCCGGGACCGTGGGGCCGTTCGCCATCGCGATGGGGGCGGTGTGCGCCGCCGCGGCGCAGGTCCTCATCCTCACGACGCGCGTCATCACCAAGGGCCTGCGGCATTGGCGGCCCCGGCTCGACGTACGGGCGCCCGAGGTGGCCTTATTCGTCGGGTGGGCCGCGCCGCTGGCCTTCGGCGCCGCCGCGGAACAGCTCCAGACCTTCATCGACCGCCAGGTGGCCGCGACGCTCGAGCTCCCGGGGGCCATCGCCGCGCTCAAGTACGGCTTCGTCCTGACGAGCTTCACGATCGCGTTCTTCTCGGTGCCGCTCGCCCGGGTGACGTTCACCTATTTTTCGCGGGCCGCGGCTCGAGCCGCCCGCGGCGAAATTAACGAGCGCTTCAACCGCGTCCTGCGCCAGCTCGCCGTCTTCTACGTCCCGGCATCCGTGGGCCTCGTCATCCTGGCGGAGCCGCTCATCCGCTTCCTCTTCGTCGGCGGCAAGTTCGACGAGGCGTCTTTGGCGCTGGCGAGGCCCGCGGTCGCGGCCTACGCCGTCGGCCTCCTCTTCCTCGTCGCGACGAACCTCATCCGCTACGTCGCGTACTCGTACAAGCGATACCTGGCGTACTCGCTTATAGCGGTGGGGGCCGTCGTCGCGACGTACGCGTTCGACCGGGGCTTCGCGGCGCTGTGGAGCTACTGGGGGATAGCGCTGGCGCGGGGGGCGGTGGCGCTGTTGTGGTTCGTCGCGGTGTTCGCGTTCCTCGCCCGGCTCGAGCGTCTGACGCTGGAGTGGCGGGTGGCGGCGACCGCCGCCCGAGCGCTCCTGGCCGCGGCGCCGATGGCGGCGCTGGTGTGGTGGCTGTCGCGGCTGGAGTGGGGGATCGGGGGGCCGGCGCGGCTCGAGCCGTTCGTGGTGGCGGTGGCGTCGGCCGCGGCGGGCGCGGCGCTGTATTTCGCGTTGATGTTCCTGATGCGGGAGGGGGAGGTGGTGAGTCTGGTTAAGAGTTTGATGGGGAAAATTAGGGGCGGCGCGTAG